From the genome of Candidatus Obscuribacterales bacterium:
AGACAAGTGCTTATTGGCGGTACCAACCAGATGATTGTTTACGACGACATGACGCCGATGGAAAAAGTGCGCGTTTATGACAAGGGTATTACAGTCAACAACCCAGAGACTGAAGAGCAGAGATATCAAAACCTCATTCAATATCGTGTGGGCGATATGTTTGCGCCAAACTTGGATCTGAGCGAAGCGCTCAAGATAGAAGTTGCACACTTTGTTGATTGCGTTCTCAACGGCACCAAGCCTCTGACAGATGGTTATGCAGGCTTGAGAGTTGTACAAATTTTGGAATCCGCCAATGCATCTTTGGCTACGAAGCAACCACAGGAACTTCCGAAGGTTGGTGTGCAATAGGGATGTATAAAGCCGGCCCGCTACAGAAGATTAGCCCCGATGTAAAAGTTGGCGAAGGCACGAAGATATACGACTTCGTCAATTTGTATGGATGCGAAATTGGCGCGGACAGCAAAATCGGAACTTTTGTCGAGATACAAAAGAATTCGAAAATTGGCGACCGCTGCAAAATCTCCAGCCATACTTTTATTTGTGAAGGCGTGACAATTGAAGACGAAGTCTTCGTTGGTCACGGTGTTGTATTTATCAATGATCACTTCCCGCGTGCAACAGCCGAAGGCGGCGCGTTGCAAACGGAAGCGGATTGGACTGTCAGCCCGACGATGATTAAGCGTGGCGCGTCCATCGGCTCAGGCGCAGTGATTATGTGTAATGTGACAATCGGCGAAAAGGCAATGATAGGTGCCGGCGCTGTAGTCACCAAAGATGTCCCGGCAGGCGCTGTAGTTGCGGGTAACCCGGCTAAAGCGTTAATGAAGTCAGTACGTTAAAAAAGGAACTATAAATGACCACTAGTATCGCAAATTCAGTAATTCCCTTTGTGGATCTCAAAACCCAGATGGAAAGCGTCGCAGCCGATGTTGATGCTGCCATCAAGCCCATCTTAGCTAGTGGTGGTTTTATCATGGGACCGGCTGTTGGTGAGTTCGAGAAAGCATTTGCTGAATTCTGCAGAGCTAAGTACTGCGTTTCGCTTCATTCCGGAACCGCCGCTCTTCACTTGGCTTTGTTAGCCGCTGGAGTTGGCCCTGGTGATGAAGTTATCACCCAACCAAATTCTTTCATCGCTACTGCTGAAGCCATTTCATTTGTAGGCGCAACACCAAGATTTGTTGATGTTGATTTTGAAACATACAACATTGATGTAGCCAAACTGGAAGCAGCGATTACTCGCCGCACCAAGGCAATTATTCCTGTTCACCTTTATGGTCAGCCGGCTGACATGGCGCCAATTATGGAAATCGCCAAGAAGTACGGCATCAAAGTTATTGAAGATGCATGCCAAGCTCACGGTGCTACATACGGCGGCAAGCCGGTTGGCACATATGGCGATGTAGCTGCATTCAGCTTCTACCCAGGCAAAAACCTGGGAGCCGCCGGAGACGGTGGTGCTATCGTCACCAACAATCCTGAGATTGCTGAGAAGGTTCGTTTGTTGCGTGATCATGGATCCAGCAAGAAGTACGAGCACAGAATCATTGGTCACAACTTCCGTCTCGATACAATTCAAGCTGCAATTCTCAATGTTAAGTTGAAACACTTACCTGCTTGGAACGATGCTAGAAGAAGAAATGCTGCGTATTACACAGATAAGCTGCAAGAAGCTGCTGTTGTTACTCCGGAAATTTCAGGCAATTGCCGCTCGGTGTTTCACTTGTATGTTATCCAAGTAGACAATCGCGCTGCTGTTCAGAAAGCGCTGTCCGAAGCAAATATTCAAAGTGGAATTCACTACCCAATTCCAATTCACTTGCAAGAAGCATACAGATTCATGGGTCACAGAGCAGGCGATTTCCCGGTAACGGAAAGACTTGCCGGCAAGATCTTGAGTCTGCCGATGTATGCGGAATTGACCCCTGCACAGCAAGACCGCGTTATAGAAATCGTTCAGAAGCACGCTGATTAGAAAGGACGCTGGAGCCCCTATGGACTTAAAAGATAAGCGAATACTGGTAACCGGCGGAGCCGGATTCATTGGCAGTAACTTGGTTGATGAATTGGTCGCCAGAGGAGCAGAAGTCATCGTAGTCGATGATTTCTCCACTGGCAAAGAAGCCAATCTGGCTGGTGTTAAACAAAGCGGCAAAGTCCACATCGTCAAAGGATCGATCTTAGACGCGTTGTTGGTTCGCAAGCTGGTTAAAGAATCAGACATGATTTTCCACATGGCGGTTCAATGCTTGCGTGTTTGCTTCGACCGTCCTCACTTGGTTCATGAAGTGAATGCGACGGGGACCCTGAATCTATTAGAAGCTACGCGCATGGTTAATCAGGGTACCAGCAGTCGTCGTATTTCGAGATTTGTGTACTGCTCCTCGTCGGAAGTCTATGGAACAGCTAAAACTGCTCCAATGAACGAAGATCATCCTCTGGAGCCGACTACAACCTACGGCGCAAGCAAACTAGCCGGTGAGTTGTACACGCAGGCATTCCACACTACTTGGGGATTGCCGACTGTAATTGTGCGTCCGTTCAATACTTACGGCTATCGCGAGCATCATGAAGGTTCAAGCGGGGAAGTAATTCCACGTTTTGCTATTCGCATAATGAATAATTTGCCGCCAATTATCTTTGGTGATGGTTCACAAACGCGAGACTTTACTTTTGTCACTGATACCGTCAAGGGAATTATTACCGCGGGCTCTGCCGATAATTTGATTGGTCAAACAGTCAACATTGCGCGTGGGCAAGAAGTAACCATTAAGGATATTGCTGAGCGCTTATTGAAACTGCTGGGCAAGGAAAACCTTGAAATTCAGTATCAACCGACAAGACCAGGCGATGTGCTCAGACACTTCGCAGATCCGGCAAAAGCAGCGAAATTGACCGGGTATAAAGCTGAGATCGATATCGACAAGGGTCTTCAGTTGTACATTGACTGGTTGAAGAAACAGAATTTGGATGCTGCCAAACTGTTGAACGAAATGACTACAAAAAATTGGAATGTGGATAATGCCGAGATATTTGCCGCAACCAGACATTGATGGTTTGCCGGAGAATCCATACAATCGCCATTGTTGGATAACCGGTGAACCGGAAATTGGCGAAGGCACTTGGATTGGTGCTTTTACTCTAATTGACGGTCAGGGCGGATTGACAATCGGCAAAGGCGTAAATGTCTCAACCGGCGCGGCTATTTTGACGCACAACACGGTCAAGCGTTGTGTCACTGAGCGTGCTTACAACGTAGTTGATCGGGCGCCGACTGTTGTAGAAGATTACGTATTTGTCGGCGAGAACGCGACAATATTGATGGGATGCCATATCGGGCACCACAGCATTATCGGAGCCGGAGCCGTTGTTTTAGAAGGAACCAAAGTACCGCCGTATTCATTGGTGGTCGGAGTCCCGGGAAAAGTAATTCGGAATATAGAACAGGATATAGATAAATGGAAGCAAGAAGCTCTTACAACATCCCCATAGCTAAGCCTTACTTCACAGGCGAAGAACCGGCGCTCATTGCGCAGGCTCTCGAGTCCGGCTGGGTGTCACAAGGACCGCTTGTTGAGAAGTTTGAGAACACGGTCGCCAAATATGCAGGCGCGAAGTTCGCAGTAGCGACGACGTCGTGTACAACGGCGCTACATCTTTCGATGTTGATTCATGGAATAGGCGCCGGTGACGAGGTAATTTGCCCGTCGTATAGCTTCGTGGCTAGTGCCAATGGTGTCCGCCATGCAGGCGCTGAACCGCAATTTGTGGACATTGATGCGAAGACCTTGAATATTTGTCCGGTGGCGACAGAGGAATTCATTGCTGCGAATTACACGTCGGACATGGTCAATAAGAAGACCGGCAAGAAGCTGAAGGGCATTCTTATTGTTCACCAGATTGGTATTCCGGCAGATATTGATGCGTTCAAGAAAATAGCTGAGTCTCGTGGGCTTACGTTGCTTGAAGATTCGGCATGTGCTTTGGGTTCTTTCTATAAGAAACAGCCGATTGGTAGTTCCGGATTTACAAATTCATTGAGCTTTCACCCACGCAAAGTAATTAGCTGTGGTGAAGGTGGAATGATTCTCACGGGTAATGAGAAGCTAGCCGAGATGGCTAAAGTGTTGCGCGCACATGGTGCGTCGATATCGGATTATGCGCGTCATAAGTCTGGAAGCACCGCCTATGAGTCTTACGATGTCGTCGGTTACAACTATCGCATGACGGATATTCAAGCTGCGCTTGGTGTGAAGCAGATGGATATTATCGAAAAGCTGATTGCTCGCCGCCTGGAAATTGGCGATAGATACAACAAGGCATTCAGTCAAATTGAAGGCTTGGAGATAATTACTCCGCCGTCGTATGTGACGCGTTGGAACTACCAGTCGTACCCAATTCGCTTGGCGAAGGGCACGACTGAGGACAGAAACAAGGTGATGGCGTACATGCAAGAGCAAGGTATCGCCACCCGCCGTGGAATACCGCCGATTCACAAAGAGCCGGTGTACTCAAATGGCGCGACTCTGCCAAACACTGAGAGTGTTTCGGATAGATCACTTTTCCTCCCAATATTTATGACACTGACAGATGATGAAGTCGAGCACATCATCAAGTCAGTGAAGTCAGCCGTCGGTACGGCGGTTGCGGTATCCCGCTAATTGTAGGGGCGCATTGCATGCGCCCGTTCCATATCACTTACCAACTGAAAGGAACGTTATGAAACTAGATCGTGCTGTTGCTGGTTTATTAGTCGTCGGTTCTTTGAGCTCGTTGTCGGCCTTTGCTGCAGACAGCAAAATGAATGCCGCTGACTGGGAGAAATCCAGTCTGAAAGGAATCAAATCCATCAAGTACGGTATTGGTTACGATCCAACCAAGGCTTTTACCAAGACGATGGCAGCAACGCTCGCGGACACTAAACTCCCAATGAAGAGCGTTAATTTGGACGTAGAGCAACCGTTAGAGTCTGGCGAAGCTCTCGTTAAGACATATATTGATGATCGTAAAGGCGGACAAGCTTGGGTAGGTTTGTCTGTTGATCAGAAGTCGCAATTGGAGCGTAATCCTTCGATTACTTATTCGGCAGAGACTTACGCAGTAGGCAAGTTGGTCGCGAAGAAGGATGCAGGCGCCGCCATCAAAGAGATGTGCGTGCAGTTTGTGAAGGACTTCAACGCAGCCAAATAAATGACGAGTGAGGGCGCATGCAATGCGCCCCTAGGCGATGTGGACGTGCGTCACGTGAGTCAACATGATCGGGGTAGCTTACTTCAGAGACAACTGCTTGTTGTCTTCGATTTGGGTTAAGAACTGCTCGTCCTTGCTCAACTTCGCAGTCAGCACGTTGAACACTTTCAACCCGCCGTCGCCGTTGAGGTGGACGGAGTCGCGGAAGTCGGATTCGGTGAAGTTGGGATCGGCGTTTAAGTCGTAGAAGGGGCAGCCGTATTCAGCGGATGCGTCAGTAAGGGCTTTCATGTAGTCCTGTTGGAACCACTCAGGAAGTATCGCCTGATTGCGCTTTGTCCTGGGCATGTTGACGACGATGGGGAGAATGTCGTGTTGGCGGCAGAAGGCAAGCGTCTTGAAGAGATACTCGCGTTCACGCCCGAAGCGTTTGGTGTCTACTGGGTTGTAAGACGTGTCGTAGACTTTTAGGTCTTTCTTCTTCTTCTCTTCGTCACCTGTTATGTCGGCAAGCTTAGGCGGACCCCATGCCGCCAGGCGAACTTGCGTGAATTCTGTTTGTAGCGGATCGCGGTGGGTTGCGGAGTACAAGTCTGTTGAGCGGTGAAGCGCGCCGGAGACGCCGAGGCAAAATAGGTTGTGGTAGTCCGGCTTCAGCTTGTAGTAGTACCAAACATCGGCAAGAGTCTTGTTGAAAGTCTCTTCAGCGTTGAAGTTGGTAAGGTTGAATTTTGCCCTGTTCTTCTCGAGCTTTTCAAAGAAGTCGTAATAAGAAGTTTTCTCGGTGGCACAGGCTAGATTGTCGATGAAGTCGCGTGGGGCCAATGCGAGGACGACGACCTTGGGTTTCATGCCGTGCTTGTAGGCTTGCTCGATGACGATATACGAATCAGACACCATGCAACCGTTGCCGCTGTAATTGAATACTGGCAAGTCTTTACCCACCATGTCTTTCAAGACGCTTTCGAAATACTTGGCTTTGGGATAAGTAAATAGATCATAGCCAACGGTTGGCAGTGATATGTTGCCGTTTCTGTAGTCGGCACAGGCGGCAGCGCACATTGGCAGTGATGAGCCAACGAGTAATACTCGAGTGTTTTTGGCTTCGGACTTAAGCGCATCGAATTTGTCAGCCAACGGATTTTGGTCGGCCGGAATATAGCCGCCCATTTCCATGTAGCGCAGAGGCTTGCCGTATTTGATCGCACAGTCGACTAAAAACAAGCCGACTATCAACCAGAGAAATGTGCTTTTCGTCAAACGACCGAACAACTTCATCTCCTCGCTGCAGCACGGACTTTGAGGACCATCGAGACTAAATCGCCTGATTGTTCGAGGCGTTCAAAGCCAAGCTTCTCGTACATGCGGTAAGCATTTTCGTTGTCGGCTTTTACTTCCAAATGGAAAGTGTCTATCTGGAAGTTTTTGCGGAAATGCTCAATCAACATTCTGGATGCTTCAGCAGCAATACCAAGTCCGAGAG
Proteins encoded in this window:
- a CDS encoding N-acetyltransferase, translating into MYKAGPLQKISPDVKVGEGTKIYDFVNLYGCEIGADSKIGTFVEIQKNSKIGDRCKISSHTFICEGVTIEDEVFVGHGVVFINDHFPRATAEGGALQTEADWTVSPTMIKRGASIGSGAVIMCNVTIGEKAMIGAGAVVTKDVPAGAVVAGNPAKALMKSVR
- a CDS encoding DegT/DnrJ/EryC1/StrS family aminotransferase, whose amino-acid sequence is MTTSIANSVIPFVDLKTQMESVAADVDAAIKPILASGGFIMGPAVGEFEKAFAEFCRAKYCVSLHSGTAALHLALLAAGVGPGDEVITQPNSFIATAEAISFVGATPRFVDVDFETYNIDVAKLEAAITRRTKAIIPVHLYGQPADMAPIMEIAKKYGIKVIEDACQAHGATYGGKPVGTYGDVAAFSFYPGKNLGAAGDGGAIVTNNPEIAEKVRLLRDHGSSKKYEHRIIGHNFRLDTIQAAILNVKLKHLPAWNDARRRNAAYYTDKLQEAAVVTPEISGNCRSVFHLYVIQVDNRAAVQKALSEANIQSGIHYPIPIHLQEAYRFMGHRAGDFPVTERLAGKILSLPMYAELTPAQQDRVIEIVQKHAD
- a CDS encoding GDP-mannose 4,6-dehydratase, with the translated sequence MDLKDKRILVTGGAGFIGSNLVDELVARGAEVIVVDDFSTGKEANLAGVKQSGKVHIVKGSILDALLVRKLVKESDMIFHMAVQCLRVCFDRPHLVHEVNATGTLNLLEATRMVNQGTSSRRISRFVYCSSSEVYGTAKTAPMNEDHPLEPTTTYGASKLAGELYTQAFHTTWGLPTVIVRPFNTYGYREHHEGSSGEVIPRFAIRIMNNLPPIIFGDGSQTRDFTFVTDTVKGIITAGSADNLIGQTVNIARGQEVTIKDIAERLLKLLGKENLEIQYQPTRPGDVLRHFADPAKAAKLTGYKAEIDIDKGLQLYIDWLKKQNLDAAKLLNEMTTKNWNVDNAEIFAATRH
- a CDS encoding acyltransferase, which produces MPRYLPQPDIDGLPENPYNRHCWITGEPEIGEGTWIGAFTLIDGQGGLTIGKGVNVSTGAAILTHNTVKRCVTERAYNVVDRAPTVVEDYVFVGENATILMGCHIGHHSIIGAGAVVLEGTKVPPYSLVVGVPGKVIRNIEQDIDKWKQEALTTSP
- a CDS encoding DegT/DnrJ/EryC1/StrS family aminotransferase, with the protein product MEARSSYNIPIAKPYFTGEEPALIAQALESGWVSQGPLVEKFENTVAKYAGAKFAVATTSCTTALHLSMLIHGIGAGDEVICPSYSFVASANGVRHAGAEPQFVDIDAKTLNICPVATEEFIAANYTSDMVNKKTGKKLKGILIVHQIGIPADIDAFKKIAESRGLTLLEDSACALGSFYKKQPIGSSGFTNSLSFHPRKVISCGEGGMILTGNEKLAEMAKVLRAHGASISDYARHKSGSTAYESYDVVGYNYRMTDIQAALGVKQMDIIEKLIARRLEIGDRYNKAFSQIEGLEIITPPSYVTRWNYQSYPIRLAKGTTEDRNKVMAYMQEQGIATRRGIPPIHKEPVYSNGATLPNTESVSDRSLFLPIFMTLTDDEVEHIIKSVKSAVGTAVAVSR
- a CDS encoding DUF1574 family protein; its protein translation is MFGRLTKSTFLWLIVGLFLVDCAIKYGKPLRYMEMGGYIPADQNPLADKFDALKSEAKNTRVLLVGSSLPMCAAACADYRNGNISLPTVGYDLFTYPKAKYFESVLKDMVGKDLPVFNYSGNGCMVSDSYIVIEQAYKHGMKPKVVVLALAPRDFIDNLACATEKTSYYDFFEKLEKNRAKFNLTNFNAEETFNKTLADVWYYYKLKPDYHNLFCLGVSGALHRSTDLYSATHRDPLQTEFTQVRLAAWGPPKLADITGDEEKKKKDLKVYDTSYNPVDTKRFGREREYLFKTLAFCRQHDILPIVVNMPRTKRNQAILPEWFQQDYMKALTDASAEYGCPFYDLNADPNFTESDFRDSVHLNGDGGLKVFNVLTAKLSKDEQFLTQIEDNKQLSLK